The following is a genomic window from Podarcis raffonei isolate rPodRaf1 chromosome 5, rPodRaf1.pri, whole genome shotgun sequence.
AACACAAGGGAGTCGATCTGTGCGCAGTGGCTAATAGCCCTTGATAGACCCCACCCtgctccataaatttgtcttatttcttttaaaagcatccGAGCCAGCCTTCGTCGTCACAACCTGTGTCAGCGCACAACCCATCAATTAAGCACAGTTCATACGAAGAAGAAGCGCTTTCTTTTGCCCGTCCGGAATCAGCTGCCAATCAATGTCATTGAGTGACCCCCAACTTTCTAGTTTTCTATGTTTTATATGGGCACAGACCCGCAGAATGGAAAGCTGGCTGTGCATTACTGACTCAAAAGACAATCTGGCAGGGGGCGGAGGGGAGGTGCATTCATAATCCTTTGCAAATGCATTGTTCCTGGCCAAAGCCAATCTGCTCAGATTGCAGCATGTCTTTGTGGGGAtggtgtgttggtgtgtgtgtgtgtgtgtgtgtgtccgtccatCCTACCCTTTATTTAATGCCTTTGCTAGTAAATCTTCCAGAGGGGTAGTGGGAAGAACTAAGTGGCTCTTCAGACGATGTCAAGAGGGCAAAAGCCAGTCTTTCTGAGTTTTATTGCTTAATCAAATTGCTTTTCCTTCTGATGGAACAGCCATTAGATGAAACCGTAGCTGCTTCCAAACCTCCCTTCCCATCAGCTGACCAGACATTTTCCCAGCCTCCTCGGTGGGTTTATGAAATAGACCAAACCAGATGTCGGAGGGGCTATGTCGGAAAAACATGTGCCCACGCTGGCAACCTCGCAAGACTTTTCCCTGGGAGCAATTAACCCGGAATTAACTAGCACTCCCTAAAATCACTAGCATCCCTCCAATGCCAAACTCAGCTAGTGAGTGCCGAAATAATTTTATCCATAATGGGGGCTGCTGAGAAAGAAGTGGGGGCAATCAGAATGTctttgggaggagagggggagcagAGGTTTGTGGAAGTGTAAGAAATCGTTTTGCAGGTTCCCCTCAGAGAACACCACCCACAATCATGAATTGTGCATGTGTGAGTACCTCAAAACCCCAGCGAACCAGGCGAAAGGCCTGCATACCCCAGTGTGGTATTAAGTTAGTTAATTCTTGTTTCCACCATGTTCAACCAAGACCACAAGCGGGGTGCAAAGAGCTCTTGTCCCACCCCCTTGTAATCCACAAGTGCTCGCAACCTCTGCTACTAGAGGTAGTATGTGGGgctcttgggggagggggaacccatCATTTGACCACCCGATGGTGAATAAAACTAAGGTTTTTAACAGTTGTTTCGAGGGCAAACTCATCTGAATTAAGTGCTCTTGCCCACAgaaatgtgttttcccccctttctaaATGCAGGATTTACACTTTACGCTGCATAAATAGGGGAGCCAGCAGTGAGATGAGCattatatcttcttcttttttactggacctgcttcttcctctttatcACCTGCCTGGGCACGCACAAAGCGAGCAGAAGATGCTTTACCTGGCAAGCAAGCAAATGGCAGGTAAAGTGTCACCTGGTAAAATTCTGCAGGTGGGGGCTGCCCTTAAAAGGCACAGCAGTTAACAACAATGGCAAGCCTAGACATCAGCCTATTTCATTTATCCTTTGTTTCGTTTGTACGGTTGCCTAGTCCCCATGAAAACTGGCACCGTTTTACTGATGAGGAGGCACAGGGAGGACCGAAAAGCAGATCTATTCAAACAGGGAGGGGTGGCTGTGGTGTGATCTTCTGgtcaattaattttaaaaaggagaactaTACAAATGAACCccctttcctcccaccccacaaatATTGGTCTCCCTGGGGATCGCCTCTCTTCCGACTTTTATTTAGTGTGGACCTCACAGAATAAATCTTAAAAGATCAGGGGCGGGAAGGGGGGAGAATTGCCCATCTGGTTGCATGATGAGCAAACTAGAGCTTTATCCACCCATTGTCCCAACAGCAGAGAACAGACAAACGGGCTTTCAAAAGGAAATCTGCAGCCACATACTCCAGAGAGCTTGCTGCATGAGTCTGCTCAGCAAAAGCAGCCGTCAGTCCAAATCCTACATAGGCTTAGTTGGGAGCAAACCCCACCAAACTCAGCATTCGTGAGCCTGAGTTCATTTATCCAGATGCACCCAggggaatttaatttaattatctCCGATGGCAGGCAGCTTGATCCGAACTCAGTCTGGGTTCACAACAACCTGCCATGGAAGTAAGTGAGCTAGTAAGAAGACGGATGCTCTGGACATGGGCAGAAATACACTTTCCTTTGCCAATGGAAGTCCAAGCTCCAAAATCTCCCCCTTACTTCCAGGCAGGATGCAGCAGTTTCGGCAGGTGTGGCTCGCCGCTAAGGTGCTGCTTGGAGATAGGAAAAGCTGCAACTGCCAAAATTCTCTCTTTCTACgtgcctatttttttaaaaaagcacacggGCCTTGACCTCTATTGGGTTGGGTCCCAAGAATCTGTAGAAAATGAATCACTCTCAGTTTTGGCCTTGAAAGGTAAGTCAACTCATTCCTTGTTCTCATGCTGATAGTTGATGCCAGATGAGctacctcagcagcagcagcaccccccagaaccccccccccaattactcTGGAAAAAGAAGGACCTGCATCTGCCATCTGGGTGTAAGATGAAGCTTCTCTGTTCCCTAGTGACCATCCTAAACAGTCACTAGGCACATTTATTTCTCAGAAATCTTGTAGGTGTGGGTAGTTGTCGTAGAACAAGGGAGGCTGGGGTTGCAATCCTACACACCCAAATGACCTAGGAGTGAGTCCTATTGAGCTCAAGGCTGCTTGCTTCCGAGTAGACTGGTCAGGATTGCACAGCCAGGCAGATTTCCCTCTTCTGCTTAGCTTGCACACCTGTATAATGTGGCTCCGTTTCCCCTTGCATCTACTATTCCCCCTCCCTCAATTTTCTCTGTCCTTTCGTTGATGTCCGATTTCGCCGGCGTCAGccgtaaaaaaaaaaggggggggagcggcgAGTGAAGTGTGCCCGCTCCAACACTGCAGTAACCAGCAAGACCAACCAAAGCACACTAAGGTGGAAACCGATCCACCCGCCCCGTCCCAACTCCACCCGGCGTTTACTGTTCCGGGACCTTAAATATATAGCAAAGAATTTTTGCACAAGGTGGCAAACTGAGCAGGAAGCGAGAAGGCGAGATGCCAGCCTGGAACAAACACacgcacagcccccccccccccaggcgctgcGTGGCTTGCCTTGCAGCAAATGGCTCCGCCGCCAAAGGGCTCGTCGGAGTTCGCAAGGGCGGGTCTCCGCCTGGCCGCGTCGGAAGGAAACGGGAGTTCCGACGGGGCTCTGCGCAGCCAAGCAAAGCCAAGCTTGCGCGGCGGCCAGGAGAGATCTTTGCAAACTCGACTGTGTCTGTTTGTGCGCGTAACAGGAATTAAACCGCGAGGCTGCAAAAGCTATAGCCGGGTATCCAAATCCCACTTGCTCtcgtttaaaaataaagaatcgGGACCAACAGTGCAACCTCAGCTCTCCCAACCCCGCTTTTTGCTCGACAGCCGCCGTGCAAAGAACCGTGCAGGTTCCCACCTACCCGCCCAGCTTTCCCGCTCCAAATGCACCAGCCactgggagcccccccccccgcgagccTTTGCAACGGTTGCTCCGcgcactgctactgctgctgcaacCGGCGATTGCTCTTGGCGGCTCCCGGCGCGCCACCTGCACGCGGGTTGGCGCTGCAAGAGGAGCCGCCTCAACCCGCCACCGCCTCCTCCACGCCACGCCTGCACCTACATCctcgacagcagcagcagcagcaattgttGCAGGCTGCCAATCGCTCCGTTGCCCATGCACCCCCGCGGGTGCAACGCGTTGCAACAGCCTCTATCCACcgttccctcccttccccactccCGGGTTGCCCTGGATGCTAGCGGGGCGGAGGAATTTGCATGCTAcgaggtaaaaaataaaataaaaaaatcatgcatGGGCTACTCCATCCGGACTCACGTCTCGGAAACGGTTCCAGTGCTTGATCTTGCCGCTGTACTGGGAGATGGAAGACAGCCATTGCTCGTCCTCCATGAAATTGCCGGGATTGTCGCCTTCTTTGGCCGCCTTGCCGTCCCCTTCCGCCAAGGCGAGggccagcagcagcggcagcagcggcaccAGACAACAGCCTGGGGCTCTCATCTTGCCTGCGAGGCGGTGGCTCCCTCGCTGGCCGCAAAGCGATTATAgagtcttcttctttctcttcctcctcctctgatcTCTCTCCCGGCTCGGAGGGAGAGAAGGGCGGCTGGATCCCCGCTGAAATGTGACCTGATTAGGAGATGCACTACTTCTGCGAAGCCCGGCGCTGCCTGGGAGCCACCGGGAGGATTACGGAGTCTGCGCCAAAAGAGGCAGGCTTAAGTCACTGGAGCATCAGCATCACATTTGACATCATCATACCTGTTAAAAGAAGCCCACCCCCGACGGAAGGGGGTTGGAGGGGACCGGGAGGGGGGGTAAGGACTCGGAATGCACCGGTCTCTTCGACTTCTGCCTAATTTGTAAAGAGCAACTCATTGTGGCTATTGACCCATAATGACAGTGCATAGCCCAAGAAAGACCTTGGGAGTGGGGTCCTAGATTATTTTTATGAGCAGGAACCCTACAGCTTTTTAGTTCAGTAGCTGTGGACAAtttgggcgtagccaggatttatgttgacCAGGGTGGGCACCCGTCATCATCTTCTGTCTGGCTCTGTCATGGGGAATGAAATGTCTCCACAAccgttgttttaaattgctttcttttgacaccaagtgctcagaaaaatattTCCACAATAtctacttttagttaagcatatttatttatttacttgattgggggggcactgccctccccccccccaagctacacCCATGTCCCAGAAGATAAGAAATATACATGAAAGAGGAGCTTATTGTGATCGAAGGCATCCAAGCATTCAGGGTTATACAGAACTCAGAGCAGGTTGGGCAGACAGCAGTTTCTTTTAAAGCTACAGGACaggtaagaacatcagaagatgcTGGTGGACaggtaagaacatcagaagatgctggtggatcaggccaatggcccctctaggccagcatcctgatctcacagcggCCCACcagaacccaagcacaagaacactcttccctcctgtggcttccagcaactggtattccaaaCACCAtactgcttccagctgtggagacagagctTTGCATCacagctagcagccattgattgcTCTCTCCTtcgtgaatttgtccaatcttctttgaaagccatctaggttgttgGTTACCACTACTTCCTGCAGAactgagttccatagattaactatgtgctgcattaGGAAGCACTTTCCTTTATCTGCCCTGCATCTTCCATCATTCAGCTCCACTGAATGCCCACCACCAGTGCTAGCACTGAGAGAGGGagggtgcttccccacccccatgtccACTTTCTTCCTGCCATGAATAGTTTTATAAACATGCGTCctgttgcctcttacttgcctaaAAAGTTCCCAGtgctgcagcctttcttcataggAGCGTCTCTCCATCCCTTAAGGGATTGTGTCACACAAGATGTATGGGCCTGCCGTAGGCTTTGCACTCAATAGGGAGCTGTAGCGAGCCCAAGTGTACCCAAAGGATACACACAGTGATGCCCTTAGGTAATATTAGCTTCTGGACTTCATGGTCATATGGGACCATTGTGTAATAATATGTGTATTATTTCCACTTCCTGCAATATTTACTAAGCCAACCCCACTGTGTTTGGGGGCGCTGCCCAGATGGCATCACTCAATATAGCTGTTTGTTCTATTCACACTTTACATCTTAATTTTACTCCCCAAGAAAGGCCCCCTGCAGCTAGAGTGGCTTTACAGGAAAGGCTTTTAACCCCTCAGGCCACATCAGATAATGTTTCTCCCACACCCATGTTTCCCCCCACTTCCTAGCTATATGATACCTCAGGAACTCTCTGGGGGGTTACAGCTGTTTGTAACGACTTTGCCAAATGTGATAACTAAACATTTCAAGCCCAACTGCTTCTACTCAAACCCCTGCTCCCCAGCTGAAAACTGCTGGATTCCGTACAATCTGGTGTCTCGAGGGATCCTAACCTATTCTCACCCAAGCACCAATGCGGCAACAGCAAGATCATACAAAGGACCAGGCCTGTACCAAACACAAACACCTTATCAGAATAtctggatacattttaaaagtgGGGAAGGGGCACCCATTTGGTAGGTGCAATTATTAATAATTGTGAGGCCATTGTTCTCCACAGGAGAGAGTTATGCATGTCCTGGACTTTCCTTCTGAAATAATAAGTGGGAACTGAAAGTGCTTAACTGTGGCAGGATCATGTCCACAACGCTGACTCCCCTCACTCCCAAAATGCATACTGTACTCAGATTATTCAGTGCAGCTACTCTTGCTGACCTGAATAGTTGTAGAACCTGTCAATTGAAACAACAGCGATAAAAACTAACCTCTACCTCACCAGATGTCCACCCTCCCTGTTCTATGCTGCTACTATACTGGGCAATTAAGTGCACTGTCTAGCATATCACCTACGGGTTCAACCACCTAGCAGAATTTGATGTTGCAAGTCTCCAGTGAGGCTTCCTTACTTTTGCAGCAATGAAGCCAATCAGTCCTGGTTCTTCCTGTGCAGGGATTTTACAGTCTTGCCAGACTCATGCTACAACCCTGTGCACACCTATCTGGAAATAAACACCATTGAACATGCATAGAAGTAAGGGGGGGAAGCCAACACTTCGATCTTCTAATGTTGTGCATGCTTAAGACAGTATCTTTTCAGCTCTTCAACCCCCCTCAAGAACCTCCAAGCCCATAGTCAAGGATTCATCCACTCTAAATTGGGAAAGCAGACAAAGAGTTATGGTTTCTCTTCTCAGAAAATTC
Proteins encoded in this region:
- the LOC128413962 gene encoding testican-2-like, whose amino-acid sequence is MRAPGCCLVPLLPLLLALALAEGDGKAAKEGDNPGNFMEDEQWLSSISQYSGKIKHWNRFRDVSPDGVAHA